Proteins from one Vicinamibacteria bacterium genomic window:
- a CDS encoding GNAT family N-acetyltransferase — MRVVGPVGAPVGFCVVKGDELYQLYVSAQSRGAGVAAALIADAEARLVEDGVERAWLACAIGNERAARFYEKSGWHRVGTMMNHPGDAERNLSARGLAL, encoded by the coding sequence GTGCGAGTCGTCGGTCCCGTGGGAGCGCCCGTTGGATTCTGCGTCGTGAAGGGCGACGAGCTCTATCAACTCTACGTCTCGGCGCAATCACGCGGCGCGGGAGTCGCGGCGGCGCTGATTGCCGATGCCGAGGCTCGGCTCGTCGAAGACGGCGTGGAAAGGGCATGGCTCGCATGTGCCATCGGAAACGAGCGAGCGGCCAGATTCTATGAGAAATCCGGGTGGCATCGAGTGGGGACCATGATGAACCATCCTGGAGACGCTGAACGGAATCTTTCCGCTCGAGGTCTGGCGTTATGA